In a single window of the Mucilaginibacter defluvii genome:
- a CDS encoding arginine decarboxylase — MQSYQEFLDLSVGFPQEGFEIIEDELYFHDLNLMEMIETYGTPLRFTYLPIISKKVQQAKLLFQQAIIKNNYRGTYKYCYCTKSSHFKHIVEEALKNDIHLETSSAFDMPMIDALEKKGTVTKDITVICNGFKTYQYKQYIVDMLHDGFKNIIPVLDNKEEFNIYDDEIELDEPCNLGIRIASEEQPNSQFYTSRLGVRMEDVIDFYHSKIEKNPNFKVKLLHFFINSGISDTPYYWNELEKYVTLYCKFKKVNPDLDTLDIGGGMPFKDSLVFDFDYEYMINEIVSRIKEICAIHDTIEPDIITEFGKYTVAEASGILYKVIGRKQQNDREKWLMLDGSFITNLPDVWALNQKYILLPVNNWDAEYDRVNLGGITCDGQDYYNQEAHMNSVYMPKTRKVQYLGFFNTGAYQEVLSGYGGIHHCLLPSPKHVIIRRNRDETFNFEVFGEEQNSKQVLKILGYTA, encoded by the coding sequence ATGCAAAGTTACCAGGAATTTCTTGACCTAAGCGTGGGCTTTCCGCAAGAGGGTTTTGAGATAATTGAAGATGAATTGTACTTTCACGATCTGAACCTGATGGAGATGATTGAAACGTATGGTACTCCCCTGCGTTTCACCTATTTGCCCATCATATCAAAAAAGGTTCAGCAAGCTAAATTGCTGTTTCAGCAGGCTATCATTAAAAACAATTATCGCGGCACCTATAAATATTGCTATTGTACAAAAAGCTCACACTTTAAACATATAGTTGAGGAAGCGTTAAAGAACGATATCCACCTGGAGACTTCTTCGGCGTTTGATATGCCGATGATTGACGCGCTCGAGAAAAAAGGAACAGTAACCAAGGATATCACGGTAATTTGCAACGGCTTTAAAACGTACCAGTACAAGCAATATATTGTTGATATGCTGCATGATGGCTTTAAAAACATCATCCCGGTGTTAGACAATAAAGAGGAGTTTAATATTTACGATGACGAAATAGAACTCGACGAGCCTTGTAACCTCGGCATCCGGATAGCATCAGAAGAGCAGCCGAACTCACAGTTCTATACATCACGTTTGGGTGTACGTATGGAAGATGTGATAGATTTTTATCATTCTAAGATAGAAAAGAACCCTAATTTCAAGGTAAAACTGCTGCACTTCTTTATCAATTCGGGTATATCTGACACGCCGTATTACTGGAACGAGCTGGAAAAATACGTTACCTTATATTGCAAATTCAAAAAGGTAAACCCTGACCTGGATACCTTGGATATCGGCGGCGGTATGCCGTTTAAGGATTCGCTGGTATTTGATTTTGATTACGAATACATGATCAACGAGATTGTAAGCCGTATTAAAGAAATCTGCGCAATACATGACACGATTGAACCTGATATCATTACCGAATTTGGTAAATATACTGTTGCCGAAGCTTCGGGAATATTATACAAAGTAATTGGCCGCAAGCAGCAAAACGACCGTGAAAAGTGGTTGATGCTTGATGGTTCATTCATCACTAACCTGCCGGATGTTTGGGCGCTTAATCAAAAATACATCCTGTTGCCTGTTAATAACTGGGATGCGGAGTATGATCGGGTCAACCTGGGCGGTATTACCTGCGACGGGCAGGATTATTATAACCAGGAAGCGCACATGAACAGCGTATACATGCCTAAAACCCGTAAGGTACAATACCTGGGCTTTTTTAACACCGGGGCTTACCAGGAGGTATTGAGTGGTTATGGTGGTATTCATCACTGTTTGCTGCCATCGCCAAAACATGTTATCATCAGGCGTAACCGTGACGAAACTTTCAATTTTGAGGTGTTTGGCGAAGAGCAAAACAGCAAGCAGGTATTAAAAATACTTGGCTACACGGCCTAA